One region of Tachysurus vachellii isolate PV-2020 chromosome 11, HZAU_Pvac_v1, whole genome shotgun sequence genomic DNA includes:
- the wu:fl23c11 gene encoding interleukin-17 receptor C isoform X1, protein MLFTLRLMLVFWSTLIYTQSLELFDFSKDDALTCSQGLIDCNIKPGDLCLYPDDRVFVSGLSADALLCISLQGLIHPCLRIGINITAAGAHEEGALSGEDGYNDSENRAKELGSGLDLPFSTSMSVQVCYQGPDFSGSKELTFTLASLDDQAAQMWMSLIVMLRKADFGSSVTVFSSKVSFTKHINVPAIDKVCSQGLAIAQCKVPILYPEINHKTGMAELRVGDLANDEVRDLKACQRMEKDGTCSSLDWKENPLMIPMSSVAPCLCFQIWWMHGPRKTFCPFLNKTVLSVSNVSVSVMESLTYDSGPVSNNTALVWNITAPCRLEADIHLCKKTSGSNKDCHVTDDLRNSRHHIHRHQPPKWIFCNNTQHWQLQGQFAQVESHPSLCVQIKIMGIEGHFDPVCPFETSRTHWSLFLLVSVLVMCLAVLGAYVLQGLLKAGWIFKWLKMDSTSSRVGNGQVVLLYPPDADSAVAVLVCHLGSALSSLGFGVSLELWSRKELNALGPVPWLHSRLHRMQCHGGKVVLVLTHAAWARAEDWSRSRGEKTERRENYSDVFGASLSCILADYLQGRAGERFALVQFETQPAEPPNERGSMPELFRGLPLFSLPSQSLGFLTEITHGAQKGQKENKRAESRRTRASVLRAGARILAGTLRELTGDAGYKLTEVSQDCIGLEKEDPWVTIPLTLEHLTPPASPELHSDNSTVN, encoded by the exons GTGATCTATGTCTTTATCCTGATGACAGAGTTTTTGTGAGTGGTCTTTCTGCTGATGCGCTCTTGTGCATCAGTCTTCAAGGCTTAATCCATCCATGCTTAAGAATTGGGATTAACATTACAGCTGCAG GAGCCCATGAGGAAGGAGCTCTGTCTGGAGAAGATGGCTATAATGACAGTGAAAACAGGGCAAAGGAGCTTGGAAGTGGCCTGGATTTACCTTTTTCCACATCAATGTCTGTTCAAGTGTGTTACCAGGGCCCAGACTTCTCAGGTTCAAAAGAGCTCACTTTCACACTGGCCTCCTTAGATGACCAGGCAGCACAG ATGTGGATGTCATTGATAGTAATGctgaggaaagctgattttggcAGTTCAGTCACAGTCTTCTCTTCAAAAGTCAGCTTCACAAAACACATCAATGTGCCTGCAATAGACAAAG tttgtTCACAAGGTTTGGCCATTGCACAGTGTAAAG TACCCATTCTGTATCCAGAAATCAACCACAAAACAGGAATGGCAGAACTACGTGTGGGAGATCTAGCCAATGATGAAGTTCGTGACCTGAAGGCTTGCCAGAGGATGGAGAAAGATGGAACATGTTCAAGTCTAGATTGG AAGGAGAATCCACTGATGATTCCAATGAGCTCTGTCGCCCCCTGTCTCTGCTTTCAg ATTTGGTGGATGCATGGACCTCGAAAGACATTTTGCCCATTTCTTAACAAGACAG ttctctctgtctctaatgtatctgtgtctgtgatggAGTCTTTGACTTACGATAGTGGACCAGTTAGTAACAACACTGCACTTGTTTGGAACATCACTGCCCCCTGCAGACTGGAGGCTGACATTCATCTCTGCAAGAAAACCTCAGGTTCCAACAAAGACTGCCATGTAACAGATGATCTGAGGAACAGCAGGCATCATATTCACAGGCATCAGCCTCCAAAATGGATCTTTTGTAATAATACGCAGCACTGG CAATTACAAGGCCAGTTTGCGCAAGTGGAAAGTCACCCTTCACTCTGTGTACAG ATAAAGATTATGGGAATTGAAGGCCATTTTGACCCTGTCTGCCCTTTTGAAA CTTCCAGAACACACTGGAGTTTGTTTCTGTTGGTATCTGTGCTTGTcatgtgtctggcagttttgggaGCTTATGTTCTCCAGGGATTACTCAAAG CAGGTTGGATATTCAAATGGCTAAAAATGGATAGCACCAGCA gtaGAGTAGGAAATGGTCAGGTGGTGCTGCTGTACCCTCCGGATGCTGACAGTGCTGTTGCAGTGCTGGTGTGTCATCTAGGTTCAGCTCTCTCCTCGCTGGGATTCGGCGTCTCTTTGGAGTTGTGGAGCCGCAAGGAGTTGAATGCACTCGGCCCCGTCCCCTGGTTGCACTCACGTCTTCATCGCATGCAGTGCCATGGTGGCAAAGTGGTGCTCGTGCTCACCCATGCCGCTTGGGCACGAGCAGAGGATTGGTCTCGAAGCAGGGGAGAGAAGACAGAGCGGCGAGAAAACTACTCTGATGTTTTCGGTGCCTCACTCAGCTGCATTCTTGCCGACTACCTGCAGGGCCGTGCCGGTGAACGCTTTGCCCTGGTGCAGTTTGAGACACAACCAGCTGAGCCCCCAAATGAAAGGGGATCCATGCCTGAGCTTTTTCGTGGTCTTCCTCTTTTCAGTCTGCCCTCTCAGAGCTTGGGATTTCTGACTGAGATCACTCATGGAGCTCAgaaaggacaaaaagaaaacaaaagagctGAGAGTCGAAGAACAAGGGCCAGTGTTTTGAGAGCAGGTGCACGAATCTTAGCAGGAACACTGCGAGAGCTAACAGGGGACGCAGGCTACAAGTTAACGGAGGTTTCTCAGGATTGCATAGGGTTGGAGAAGGAAGATCCATGGGTCACTATACCTCTAACGCTAGAGCACTTGACTCCACCTGCTAGTCCTGAGTTACACAGTGACAACAGCACTGTCAATTGA
- the wu:fl23c11 gene encoding interleukin-17 receptor C isoform X2 — MLFTLRLMLVFWSTLIYTQSLELFDFSKDDALTCSQGLIDCNIKPGDLCLYPDDRVFVSGLSADALLCISLQGLIHPCLRIGINITAAGAHEEGALSGEDGYNDSENRAKELGSGLDLPFSTSMSVQVCYQGPDFSGSKELTFTLASLDDQAAQMWMSLIVMLRKADFGSSVTVFSSKVSFTKHINVPAIDKVCSQGLAIAQCKVPILYPEINHKTGMAELRVGDLANDEVRDLKACQRMEKDGTCSSLDWKENPLMIPMSSVAPCLCFQIWWMHGPRKTFCPFLNKTVLSVSNVSVSVMESLTYDSGPVSNNTALVWNITAPCRLEADIHLCKKTSGSNKDCHVTDDLRNSRHHIHRHQPPKWIFCNNTQHWQLQGQFAQVESHPSLCVQIKIMGIEGHFDPVCPFETSRTHWSLFLLVSVLVMCLAVLGAYVLQGLLKGWIFKWLKMDSTSSRVGNGQVVLLYPPDADSAVAVLVCHLGSALSSLGFGVSLELWSRKELNALGPVPWLHSRLHRMQCHGGKVVLVLTHAAWARAEDWSRSRGEKTERRENYSDVFGASLSCILADYLQGRAGERFALVQFETQPAEPPNERGSMPELFRGLPLFSLPSQSLGFLTEITHGAQKGQKENKRAESRRTRASVLRAGARILAGTLRELTGDAGYKLTEVSQDCIGLEKEDPWVTIPLTLEHLTPPASPELHSDNSTVN, encoded by the exons GTGATCTATGTCTTTATCCTGATGACAGAGTTTTTGTGAGTGGTCTTTCTGCTGATGCGCTCTTGTGCATCAGTCTTCAAGGCTTAATCCATCCATGCTTAAGAATTGGGATTAACATTACAGCTGCAG GAGCCCATGAGGAAGGAGCTCTGTCTGGAGAAGATGGCTATAATGACAGTGAAAACAGGGCAAAGGAGCTTGGAAGTGGCCTGGATTTACCTTTTTCCACATCAATGTCTGTTCAAGTGTGTTACCAGGGCCCAGACTTCTCAGGTTCAAAAGAGCTCACTTTCACACTGGCCTCCTTAGATGACCAGGCAGCACAG ATGTGGATGTCATTGATAGTAATGctgaggaaagctgattttggcAGTTCAGTCACAGTCTTCTCTTCAAAAGTCAGCTTCACAAAACACATCAATGTGCCTGCAATAGACAAAG tttgtTCACAAGGTTTGGCCATTGCACAGTGTAAAG TACCCATTCTGTATCCAGAAATCAACCACAAAACAGGAATGGCAGAACTACGTGTGGGAGATCTAGCCAATGATGAAGTTCGTGACCTGAAGGCTTGCCAGAGGATGGAGAAAGATGGAACATGTTCAAGTCTAGATTGG AAGGAGAATCCACTGATGATTCCAATGAGCTCTGTCGCCCCCTGTCTCTGCTTTCAg ATTTGGTGGATGCATGGACCTCGAAAGACATTTTGCCCATTTCTTAACAAGACAG ttctctctgtctctaatgtatctgtgtctgtgatggAGTCTTTGACTTACGATAGTGGACCAGTTAGTAACAACACTGCACTTGTTTGGAACATCACTGCCCCCTGCAGACTGGAGGCTGACATTCATCTCTGCAAGAAAACCTCAGGTTCCAACAAAGACTGCCATGTAACAGATGATCTGAGGAACAGCAGGCATCATATTCACAGGCATCAGCCTCCAAAATGGATCTTTTGTAATAATACGCAGCACTGG CAATTACAAGGCCAGTTTGCGCAAGTGGAAAGTCACCCTTCACTCTGTGTACAG ATAAAGATTATGGGAATTGAAGGCCATTTTGACCCTGTCTGCCCTTTTGAAA CTTCCAGAACACACTGGAGTTTGTTTCTGTTGGTATCTGTGCTTGTcatgtgtctggcagttttgggaGCTTATGTTCTCCAGGGATTACTCAAAG GTTGGATATTCAAATGGCTAAAAATGGATAGCACCAGCA gtaGAGTAGGAAATGGTCAGGTGGTGCTGCTGTACCCTCCGGATGCTGACAGTGCTGTTGCAGTGCTGGTGTGTCATCTAGGTTCAGCTCTCTCCTCGCTGGGATTCGGCGTCTCTTTGGAGTTGTGGAGCCGCAAGGAGTTGAATGCACTCGGCCCCGTCCCCTGGTTGCACTCACGTCTTCATCGCATGCAGTGCCATGGTGGCAAAGTGGTGCTCGTGCTCACCCATGCCGCTTGGGCACGAGCAGAGGATTGGTCTCGAAGCAGGGGAGAGAAGACAGAGCGGCGAGAAAACTACTCTGATGTTTTCGGTGCCTCACTCAGCTGCATTCTTGCCGACTACCTGCAGGGCCGTGCCGGTGAACGCTTTGCCCTGGTGCAGTTTGAGACACAACCAGCTGAGCCCCCAAATGAAAGGGGATCCATGCCTGAGCTTTTTCGTGGTCTTCCTCTTTTCAGTCTGCCCTCTCAGAGCTTGGGATTTCTGACTGAGATCACTCATGGAGCTCAgaaaggacaaaaagaaaacaaaagagctGAGAGTCGAAGAACAAGGGCCAGTGTTTTGAGAGCAGGTGCACGAATCTTAGCAGGAACACTGCGAGAGCTAACAGGGGACGCAGGCTACAAGTTAACGGAGGTTTCTCAGGATTGCATAGGGTTGGAGAAGGAAGATCCATGGGTCACTATACCTCTAACGCTAGAGCACTTGACTCCACCTGCTAGTCCTGAGTTACACAGTGACAACAGCACTGTCAATTGA
- the wu:fl23c11 gene encoding interleukin-17 receptor C isoform X3 — protein MLFTLRLMLVFWSTLIYTQSLELFDFSKDDALTCSQGLIDCNIKPGDLCLYPDDRVFVSGLSADALLCISLQGLIHPCLRIGINITAAGAHEEGALSGEDGYNDSENRAKELGSGLDLPFSTSMSVQVCYQGPDFSGSKELTFTLASLDDQAAQMWMSLIVMLRKADFGSSVTVFSSKVSFTKHINVPAIDKVCSQGLAIAQCKVPILYPEINHKTGMAELRVGDLANDEVRDLKACQRMEKDGTCSSLDWENPLMIPMSSVAPCLCFQIWWMHGPRKTFCPFLNKTVLSVSNVSVSVMESLTYDSGPVSNNTALVWNITAPCRLEADIHLCKKTSGSNKDCHVTDDLRNSRHHIHRHQPPKWIFCNNTQHWQLQGQFAQVESHPSLCVQIKIMGIEGHFDPVCPFETSRTHWSLFLLVSVLVMCLAVLGAYVLQGLLKAGWIFKWLKMDSTSSRVGNGQVVLLYPPDADSAVAVLVCHLGSALSSLGFGVSLELWSRKELNALGPVPWLHSRLHRMQCHGGKVVLVLTHAAWARAEDWSRSRGEKTERRENYSDVFGASLSCILADYLQGRAGERFALVQFETQPAEPPNERGSMPELFRGLPLFSLPSQSLGFLTEITHGAQKGQKENKRAESRRTRASVLRAGARILAGTLRELTGDAGYKLTEVSQDCIGLEKEDPWVTIPLTLEHLTPPASPELHSDNSTVN, from the exons GTGATCTATGTCTTTATCCTGATGACAGAGTTTTTGTGAGTGGTCTTTCTGCTGATGCGCTCTTGTGCATCAGTCTTCAAGGCTTAATCCATCCATGCTTAAGAATTGGGATTAACATTACAGCTGCAG GAGCCCATGAGGAAGGAGCTCTGTCTGGAGAAGATGGCTATAATGACAGTGAAAACAGGGCAAAGGAGCTTGGAAGTGGCCTGGATTTACCTTTTTCCACATCAATGTCTGTTCAAGTGTGTTACCAGGGCCCAGACTTCTCAGGTTCAAAAGAGCTCACTTTCACACTGGCCTCCTTAGATGACCAGGCAGCACAG ATGTGGATGTCATTGATAGTAATGctgaggaaagctgattttggcAGTTCAGTCACAGTCTTCTCTTCAAAAGTCAGCTTCACAAAACACATCAATGTGCCTGCAATAGACAAAG tttgtTCACAAGGTTTGGCCATTGCACAGTGTAAAG TACCCATTCTGTATCCAGAAATCAACCACAAAACAGGAATGGCAGAACTACGTGTGGGAGATCTAGCCAATGATGAAGTTCGTGACCTGAAGGCTTGCCAGAGGATGGAGAAAGATGGAACATGTTCAAGTCTAGATTGG GAGAATCCACTGATGATTCCAATGAGCTCTGTCGCCCCCTGTCTCTGCTTTCAg ATTTGGTGGATGCATGGACCTCGAAAGACATTTTGCCCATTTCTTAACAAGACAG ttctctctgtctctaatgtatctgtgtctgtgatggAGTCTTTGACTTACGATAGTGGACCAGTTAGTAACAACACTGCACTTGTTTGGAACATCACTGCCCCCTGCAGACTGGAGGCTGACATTCATCTCTGCAAGAAAACCTCAGGTTCCAACAAAGACTGCCATGTAACAGATGATCTGAGGAACAGCAGGCATCATATTCACAGGCATCAGCCTCCAAAATGGATCTTTTGTAATAATACGCAGCACTGG CAATTACAAGGCCAGTTTGCGCAAGTGGAAAGTCACCCTTCACTCTGTGTACAG ATAAAGATTATGGGAATTGAAGGCCATTTTGACCCTGTCTGCCCTTTTGAAA CTTCCAGAACACACTGGAGTTTGTTTCTGTTGGTATCTGTGCTTGTcatgtgtctggcagttttgggaGCTTATGTTCTCCAGGGATTACTCAAAG CAGGTTGGATATTCAAATGGCTAAAAATGGATAGCACCAGCA gtaGAGTAGGAAATGGTCAGGTGGTGCTGCTGTACCCTCCGGATGCTGACAGTGCTGTTGCAGTGCTGGTGTGTCATCTAGGTTCAGCTCTCTCCTCGCTGGGATTCGGCGTCTCTTTGGAGTTGTGGAGCCGCAAGGAGTTGAATGCACTCGGCCCCGTCCCCTGGTTGCACTCACGTCTTCATCGCATGCAGTGCCATGGTGGCAAAGTGGTGCTCGTGCTCACCCATGCCGCTTGGGCACGAGCAGAGGATTGGTCTCGAAGCAGGGGAGAGAAGACAGAGCGGCGAGAAAACTACTCTGATGTTTTCGGTGCCTCACTCAGCTGCATTCTTGCCGACTACCTGCAGGGCCGTGCCGGTGAACGCTTTGCCCTGGTGCAGTTTGAGACACAACCAGCTGAGCCCCCAAATGAAAGGGGATCCATGCCTGAGCTTTTTCGTGGTCTTCCTCTTTTCAGTCTGCCCTCTCAGAGCTTGGGATTTCTGACTGAGATCACTCATGGAGCTCAgaaaggacaaaaagaaaacaaaagagctGAGAGTCGAAGAACAAGGGCCAGTGTTTTGAGAGCAGGTGCACGAATCTTAGCAGGAACACTGCGAGAGCTAACAGGGGACGCAGGCTACAAGTTAACGGAGGTTTCTCAGGATTGCATAGGGTTGGAGAAGGAAGATCCATGGGTCACTATACCTCTAACGCTAGAGCACTTGACTCCACCTGCTAGTCCTGAGTTACACAGTGACAACAGCACTGTCAATTGA